A region from the Fusarium musae strain F31 chromosome 1, whole genome shotgun sequence genome encodes:
- a CDS encoding hypothetical protein (EggNog:ENOG41), translating to MRRLSHDLAEPKRNIEESNGAPSDHEMEDTLDLSMPPPDEEDDVLDDDSRIYTPPPHIAARFYRPTQARRRDSAASSRRNSISSAHSRCSSIQPSSHRGGEQSKHVAQHLRRASFLEDRRARLADRAAHAEKVRLRAALAKATHRDTSLSEERAIAAQQARERNLAEIVANCADEVKKAKQVAEFMKEKREQDISRLKAQIEERMAEAERRREELRTKNASKRSRGQSIMARKPTDPMPDVEQERRKPTEDEAARSIQWWWRGCLRKRAISEFNNLGLTVDGIRDTHFDTVVELLAQERVLVITAQLLRLCGLEEGETGSVGEMTAVRTFLSAFLILGHPNQVLSNKNDNGDEDVADALTSHRLPSTDLANPQLQDLVGKARDLLISFENTLSRLTSANKYTMPPALKKKLPEAYATFYNAFIAWKSRDSNALIEVMLMQFVELDAIYHTVKDTTDDAATALYKKSIQDNQLMLIVRIKKLAGAEKGKNMIFNAVAEARKSRLAKKKTGDTKPRVAENAPGEASETAKSLVSPESQTLTPPATPASKAQEKAPAPKTGLNGLLPNNRIVVHELAINKEYQLSPDEYREQQSERSKFIYTKMRTTMTDDDSGINFQVFALIASYIKERLQRLLKPGNSMYNLIGEILDPEMAERQFALGNFSYEKFFTAMSSLLPKLCAPFRDEEVQDLIQNKLADGDIIDRVEALNGFIDVMLCDYINYLLRSAAPQLIQSAAPYEAKRFAEDIEKGQLGLAAAEATWKTSRAKVLAEVQKRDPEGINHPRSRPNAGKFYAQMLVDIFTRISPPPIEEIPEMLRLDYNRIAQVSTTIQRVITAGAVLLQCKNLLKRDVRSSWKMEATRIMAVLEAGHPLQATVDGVMAALESGRSMPTATKSHLRALVTKVLTASQDMAQTGNEPREPVLRLLLTRLRSNILARLAAGSASEKVKAANTAGEKLAGLGLSEFVDRVREISNLLEKIGTVDRAAHGPWWDAVATKVEQDEMSA from the coding sequence ATGCGCCGCCTCTCCCACGACCTTGCGGAGCCTAAGCGCAATATCGAAGAGTCCAACGGTGCGCCCTCGGACCATGAAATGGAAGATACACTCGATCTCTCCATGCCTCCTcccgatgaggaagacgatgtcCTAGATGACGACTCGAGAATTTATACACCACCTCCCCACATTGCCGCTCGCTTCTATCGCCCGACGCAGGCTCGCCGCAGAGATTCGGCTGCCTCGTCGCGCCGCAACTCAATCTCGTCTGCTCACTCGCGATGCTCTTCTATTCAACCATCAAGTCACCGTGGAGGTGAACAGAGCAAGCATGTTGCACAACATCTTCGCCGCGCCTCTTTTCTAGAGGACCGCAGGGCGCGACTTGCCGATCGAGCGGCGCATGCCGAAAAGGTTCGCCTTCGAGCGGCCCTGGCTAAAGCGACCCATCGAGATACTTCACTATCGGAGGAGCGAGCCATAGCGGCACAGCAGGCCAGGGAGCGCAATTTGGCAGAGATTGTCGCTAATTGTGCGGATGAGGTTAAGAAGGCAAAGCAGGTTGCCGAATTTATGAAAGAAAAGCGAGAGCAGGATATTTCTCGGCTGAAGGCTCAGATCGAGGAGCGCATGGCTGAGGCAGAAAGACGAAGGGAAGAATTACGAACAAAAAATGCGTCTAAGCGGAGTCGTGGGCAGAGTATCATGGCAAGAAAGCCCACAGACCCCATGCCCGATGTCGAGCAAGAGAGACGCAAGCCCACGGAAGATGAGGCCGCAAGGAGTATCCAATGGTGGTGGCGTGGCTGCCTCCGAAAGAGAGCCATCTCCGAGTTCAACAATCTTGGCTTGACCGTGGATGGCATTAGAGATACACACTTCGATACTGTCGTTGAGCTCCTGGCTCAAGAGCGGGTTCTTGTCATTACGGCACAGCTGCTTAGACTTTGTGGTCTTGAGGAGGGTGAAACTGGTTCGGTTGGCGAGATGACAGCCGTTCGCACGTTTCTTAGTGCCTTCTTGATCCTTGGCCACCCCAATCAAGTTCTCAGCAACAAGAACGACAATGGCGATGAAGACGTTGCGGATGCTCTCACTTCTCACCGATTGCCTTCTACCGACCTTGCCAATCCTCAGTTACAAGACTTGGTAGGCAAGGCGCGAGACTTGCTTATTTCTTTTGAGAACACCCTTTCTCGCTTGACGTCCGCCAACAAATACACCATGCCACCTGCACTCAAGAAGAAACTTCCTGAGGCGTATGCCACTTTCTACAATGCTTTCATCGCTTGGAAATCTCGCGACTCTAATGCATTGATTGAGGTCATGCTTATGCAGTTTGTCGAACTTGACGCAATCTATCATACCGTTAAGGACACAACTGACGATGCTGCCACAGCTCTTTACAAGAAGAGCATCCAAGACAACCAGTTGATGCTCATTGTTAGGATCAAGAAATTAGCAGGTGCAGAAAAGGGCAAAAACATGATCTTCAACGCGGTTGCTGAAGCTCGCAAAAGTCGacttgccaagaagaagactggaGACACAAAGCCCCGTGTGGCTGAGAACGCACCCGGAGAAGCATCTGAGACAGCCAAAAGTCTGGTCTCACCCGAGTCTCAAACGCTGACTCCTCCTGCAACACCAGCCAGCAAAGCTCAGGAGAAGGCTCCTGCGCCCAAGACCGGCCTCAATGGCCTGTTACCTAATAACAGGATTGTGGTGCATGAGCTGGCCATCAATAAGGAATATCAGCTCTCGCCTGACGAATACCGAGAACAGCAGTCGGAACGTTCGAAGTTTATATATACGAAGATGCGGACCACTATGACAGATGACGACAGTGGCATCAATTTCCAGGTTTTCGCTCTTATCGCGAGCTACATCAAGGAAAGGCTCCAGCGCCTGCTCAAGCCGGGTAACTCCATGTATAACCTCATCGGTGAAATTCTGGACCCCGAGATGGCAGAGCGGCAATTCGCCCTCGGCAACTTTTCATATGAGAAATTCTTCACTGCGATGTCGTCACTTCTACCTAAACTATGTGCCCCTTTTCGCGATGAAGAGGTTCAGGACTTGATCCAGAACAAACTGGCAGACGGCGACATCATCGATCGAGTTGAGGCCCTCAACGGGTTCATTGATGTGATGCTCTGCGACTACATCAACTATCTTTTGCGAAGTGCTGCACCTCAGCTTATCCAATCCGCGGCGCCATATGAAGCCAAGAGGTTCGCCGAGGATATTGAGAAAGGTCAGCTTGGCCTCGCAGCAGCCGAGGCGACCTGGAAGACTTCCCGAGCAAAGGTTCTTGCAGAAGTTCAGAAGAGGGACCCAGAGGGAATCAACCATCCGAGGTCGCGACCGAATGCTGGAAAGTTCTATGCGCAGATGCTCGTGGACATCTTTACCAGGATCTCTCCCCCACCCATTGAGGAGATTCCAGAGATGCTTCGTCTGGATTACAACCGCATCGCCCAAGTCTCTACCACTATTCAGCGGGTTATCACCGCTGGTGCTGTTCTGCTGCAGTGCAAGAACCTCTTGAAGCGAGACGTGCGGTCTTCATGGAAGATGGAAGCGACTCGCATCATGGCTGTTCTCGAGGCTGGTCATCCTCTCCAAGCTACCGTGGACGGCGTCATGGCTGCCCTTGAATCTGGACGGTCCATGCCGACGGCGACCAAGAGCCACCTCCGCGCTCTTGTTACCAAGGTTCTGACTGCCAGTCAAGACATGGCACAGACTGGAAACGAGCCTAGAGAACCTGTCCTGCGACTTTTGCTCACCCGTCTTCGTAGCAATATCCTTGCCCGCCTCGCTGCAGGATCAGCCAGtgagaaggtcaaggcaGCCAACACGGCTGGCGAGAAGCTAGCCGGTCTCGGACTTTCTGAGTTCGTTGATCGAGTTAGAGAGATTTCGAACTTACTGGAGAAGATTGGAACGGTTGACAGGGCAGCGCATGGGCCTTGGTGGGATGCCGTGGCAACAAAGGTTGAGCAAGACGAGATGTCGGCATAG